The genomic segment ttagcctctagagggcgcaatgatatagctgccatataaaccgatcttgggtcttgacttctttaacctctagagggcgcaattcttatccgatttgaataaatttttttaacttagtattttgttatgatacccaacatctgtgccaagtatggttcaaatcggtccataacctgatatagctgtcatattagcagctctggggacttgacttcttgggcttctagtaggcgcaatttctattcgatttggctgaaattttgcatgacgtattttattcttactttcaacaactgtgtcaaataaggttcaaatcggtttataacctgatatagctgccatataaaccgatctgggattttgacttcttgagcctctaaaggtcgcaattattatccgatttgcctgaaattttgtacgacggatcctctcatgaccatcaacatacgtgtttattatggtctgaatcggtctatagcccgatacagatcccatataaatcgatcactctattttacttcttgagcccccaaagggcgcaattcttattcgaattggctgacattttacacaggtctccaacatataatttaattgtggtccaaaacggatcatatcttgatatcgctctaataacagagcaaatcttttcttatatccttttttgcctaagaagagatgccgggaaaagaacttaacaaatgcgatccatgatggagagtatataagattcggcccggccgaacttagcacgcttttacttgttatacatgATTTGGATTCCTGACAAATTTACAATCACTTTGAATACAAAAAGTTTCCTTATTGGATCATTAGGTTAACAGTTATACAGCCTGGAGGTAAagctagtaaaagcgtgctaagttcggccgggccaaatcttgggaatccatcaccatggattctgcaaaaaatttataaaatttatttggcaggaaggattttcttacttACGAATGATTTTCGTTTAACTCTCGAAATTACTGGTGAttgtcatagaaatcggcccagatttaaatatagccacTGCATGCGCATTTTTGATTgacgacttctacaatatctTTGAAgtatgctcaaaatcggttcagatttagatatagctcccatatatatgttcgtacgattttAGGAAATACTGCAATTAAGTGCTcagttttaaaccgattctctagaaattcggcaagtaagatttttttatgatgctcgacattattggtaaatttcacagaaataggTCGAGattaatatatagctcccatatatatatatatatatatatatatatatatcgcccgattttcatttctatttcactgcaaacacatttattgaccaaccttgccaaaattttgtacagcgctttccccgatgaccaccacaatatctaagaagtttgctagaaatcctttcagatttagatatagctcccatatatatgttcgtccgatattgagaaatattgcaataaagtgctcatttgttaaccgatcttctcaatatttggcaagaaagattttcttatgcctTTTAATATTATggctaatttcatagaaatcggtacagatttatatatagctgccatattttaataataataataatgttgccatttgtctaccatatttattacagtttgaatatatttgctcgacatttgatacgaattgtttaataacctatctgaaaacatccgccgaggtccatcaaaattgattcagaatttgatatagctcccactttgtacctatagtataggtttagggtattataaagtcggcaccgcccgacttttgcctttccttactggtttactagttttttcgataTTATCCCACTACAGACGACTGCTTGGGTTGATTTTTAAATGCTGAGTTTTGCTTGACTTCATACCGACTGGGTGGCGGGAGCTTAAGAGATTTTTCCAAACGAGGAGAAACCGAATTACTCTTTGTCTAGGGACAACCAGAAAGGCTGAGCTGATACTTTGCACCGGAAGGAGAAAGCAGAGTGCTTTCATGGGACCTATCCTGGAACTGAGTACATCGGTGTGGTTCTTGACCAGAAATTGAGCTGGAGGATGAACATCAAGAAAAGAGTGAAAAGGGAACAGAATGCACTCTACTCCTGTGGGAACTCGATAGGAAGGAGTTGGGAGCATAGCCCGGGGACGGTACTCTAGACGGTTGTTTGGCCAATTCACAACTATGAACCCACAAGTATCGATATCGAAAAGCTACAGGGTTCCAGAACGGTTCTGATGCCCCAAGAGCAACGTTAAAGGCCATACTCCGTGTTATGCCTTTGCATTAGCGCTGGCAAACTTTCGATAATCGCAAATTTGATATTTCCGATATttgtaataataaatatcgatagaaccgattctatcgttaatcggatgaaaattgcgccctctttagGCGCAACGTATCTTAGCCTGAAGAAAACTACATTGAAGCTAGCCAAGAATAGTTCGATGATTAGTGCAAATCTACAAAATCAGTAAACTCTAGGAGAGGAGTCCTTACTGGCTATTGCGAAGTTGTTTGAGAGGCGGACTTCTGCAAGATGAGTGATGATGAGGAGAAGTTGGAAAGTAAGACACAGGATGGGTGCATATCCCTATCGGTTTCAGCATTCACTCTTGTCATTCTGCATTACCGTAGAGGCCTACAGTCGCTGACTGAACGAAGTTCCAGAGAGAGAGGGCTAACTTCTTGCACATCAATTGTGCTGTTTTGTTCATTCTTCAGTCTTTTCCGTATTCTCTCATGTGCATgacaattattaaattatttctaCCCACCTTTTCAGAATCCATGAACTTCGTGATCCTGTGAGCTTTGAAGTGCCCAGCAATTTTTTGACCCAAATCAATTGTTTGTCATTGGAGTCATTGGCCCACATAGCCCTGGACAAAGAGATGGGTCTGTTAAGCGATAACTCCCAGGTTCCCGAGGCCCGGGAAATGTTCAAACATTTATTCTCCTTTGGTGATTCATTCTATGATTTGGGGGTACAACCCACCATCTACAAATATGTGAAAACTCCAGCCTATAAACGCTTTGAGAGAGCCATGGATGTGGTATATGagatttgtaccaaatatgtTATGGAGACAGTGCAGCGACTGGAGAGAAATGACTTCTCTGGTGAGGACAAAAGTATTTTggagaaattattaaaaatcgaTAGAAAAATGGCCATTATTACTGCCATTGATTTGTTGATGGGTGGTGTGGAGATTACCTCCACCGTATTGGCTGCTGTATTTCTATGCATATCCAAAAATCCCGAAAAGCAGGACAAATTGCGTCAAGAGATACTAAGTAACATAGGCAAAACTCAACCATTCACACTAGAGAACATGAAAAATTTGCCCTATCTCAGGGCCTGCATAAAGGAGGCCCTGCGCATTTATCCTGTAATGTTTGGCAATATACGTATAACGGGCAGagatttaagtttaagtggtTATCAAATACCCAAGGGCACCAATGCCTTTATGGCCTCCAATATGTTGCTGCATGATGATCGATATTTCCCTAGACCTTTGGAATATATTCCGGAGCGTTGGTTACGCTCCACCGATGGCCAAATGGATGAACTCTGCGTGAAGAATAATAGtccttttatatttttgccttttGGTTTTGGTCCTCGTTCGTGTTTGGGTAAACGCATAGTGGATATGGAAATGGAAATGACTTTGGCCAACGTGGTGCGTAATTTTAAAATGGAGTATAATTATTCGACGGATAATGCCTTTAGGACTTACTTCATGAATACCTGCATTATACCGTTGAATTTTAAGTTTACCGATTTGGAAGGATTTgaataaaggaaaattttaatttaaaataaagttttatttatacccaccaccgaaggatggggttatattcattttgtcattcagtttgcaacacatcgaaattccatttccgaccctataaagtatatatattcttgatcagcgtaaaaatctaagacgatctagacatgtccgtccgtctgtctgttgaaatcacgctacagtcttcaaaaatagagatattgagctgaaattttgcacagattctttttttgtccataagcaggttaagttcgaagatgggttatatcggactatatcttgatatagcccccatatagaccgatccgccgatttagggtcttaggccaataaatgccacatttattatccgattttgctgaaattttggacagtgagttgtgttaggcccttcgacatcattcgtcagttttgcccagatcggtccatatttggatatagctgccatatagaccgatcttccgatttagggtcttaggcccataaaagccacatttattatccgactttcctgaaatttaggatagtgagttgtgttaggccttttaacatctttcgtcaatttggctcagatcggtccagatttggatatagctgccgtatagaccgatcctccgacttagggtctaaggcccataaaagccacatttattatccgatttcgctgaaatttgggacaatgagttgtgttaggccctttgacatatttcttccatttggtccagatcggttcaaatttggatatagctgccatatagaccgatttcttgatttatggttttgggcccataaaatgctcatttattacccgatgtccccgaaatttggaacagtgagttaagttaagccccttgacatacttctgcaatatcgcacagatcggtccagatttgaatatagctgccatatagaccgatctctcgatttaaggttttggaaccataaaagaggcatttattgtccgatttagccggacattgctttgtgtaaggctcttcgacatttttatgcaacttggcccaaatcggtccagatttggatatagctgccatgtagaccgatatctcgatttaaagtcttggtcccattaaaggcgcatctataatccgatttcactgaaatttgacacagtaacttatgttaggcttttcgacatccgtgtcgtatttagttcagatcggtttatttttagatatagctagtgtacttattagtatatggtccaaatcggaacttattttgatataactgatatgggacataaggtatgaaattttcaccgaattttgatgaaagatggtttacatatatacccgaggtggtgggtatccaaagttcggcccggccgaacttaacgcctttttacttgttttttaataaaaaatagtgGCCAGGAATGAAGAAATGACATGTAAATAGAAACACATAGACCATATTCTAATGAGTGTACCGCAAAAGCACAACAATTGCTGAATAAGGTTGGAGGGCACATGACTATCAACCTCTGTTACCAACCCCTTTATTTGAGTTCGCCCTAGAAGAAGGGAtaagtgctaagttcagccgcgccgaatcttgggtacccactaccatggattctgctgaaaatcaatacaatcccatggcagccggttgtatgcaccggattgacccgatggaatcctcatcggcaagggctgccgcctcagtgtacgagttcgtcttttttcgtcatgggagaggcacatcccggagtgccttctccgcacgcttctggtccgtgccgggattgaaaagaaccccggaccctggttctgttcagtttgccagaacctccttcatcatcggtcggtgtcggtcaggtgtaaccggtgcatggagtgggtacatttccgtttttgctctggcctaacttcactacgggagtatagtcatactggctatgtcgcaaggtgctgtgcgaacatagccagcagtgggtcacaagcgtcatcgtcgtcggactatgtgacccccccgacctctcccatACGGCAATTTATGAAATGACAGcatcctagccctactattgccaggccagtgccgggaagtgtatcgttcttgcagttaaactgcaacggactgcgtggcaagatcgatgagatcgtagactttatgagtcggaagagcatataggtcgcagcgatccaggagacaaagctgaccaacacctgcagcttgcacagttgtcacggttacaatgtgctacgtaaggatcgctcaaggaatggaggtgggggattggccttcgttatacaccattccgtgcagtatataCCTATCTCGCCTgtgcttgacgctagtgacccctacatggaatgcatggggatagcagtcaggtctggtactgccgagatagagctatgcaacgtgtacataccgccggttggtagctgtgtcccgattaatggcttacaaccccgacataagtggtttgctatctggccataatcgtctggttctgggggattttaatgcgcatcacacgtcatggcattctcccctaggtaactaccagcgtggcatagctttggcagagcagatagatagctccacgttttgcatggtgaatgaggatgcccccactaggattacgaggaggtgcagcagctcgccagacatctcaattgcatcccctgatctcctgagtgtcgggcaagccgtcatctctttggggtcagaccacctccccataattctcaccatcgatcgaccacccgacttcataacctctgagcgccggacgtttatctattataagaaggccgattggactggcttcagagagtataccaatcgtcgcttcagtgaactgccacccccctctgatgtgcttgtgggcgagaggaaattccgagacatcattaacgcagcagccgctcactttataccagccgttcgaataccccaagtgcgacccaatttcccggcgtaagcagtggtactcgcagacgagcgtgatgagattcgtgctatggaccccgctaacctcagaatcagcgagctgaatctggaaataaacagggtagtcaacgaacataagcggaatttgtggctggaacacttggagcaatgtaacttaggcaccggtgtaggcaaactgtgggccactgttaagtcactctcgaaccccggtagaagggatgacaggacaggacagtcacttttggcgagataaccgtgactgatccgaagagatgcgccaggttgttcaaccgtcaatttattgtgcatcccgagagagacagggcaaggaggagagccattcgccgtattcgtggtctccgagccgattaacagccatcacaatttaccgtgggcgaagttacgaatgtcatccgtggcgccaaatcctccaagacgttgggccccgacggaatctctacattgatgctgaagaatctggattcacctggagttgagtaccttaccactgtcctcaacctgtcattgaacactcttatagttcccgatgtctggaaaatgggcagagtgatcccgctactgaaggctggaaaagacccgagtttgggggagtcgtacagaccgatctcccttctctcaccaatggcaaagacgcttgaggcattactcctcccgagcctcgtaggagaatttccattcgccgagcatcaacatggatttcggagacggcacagcacaacaacagcttagcatgccatcaccgcacacatttgccgtggcttcaatcaacccaggccatgtgataggacgatcctcgtggcactggacctatcgaatgCACGGTCaatcatgccaaattatttgaggacatcgccaacacgtccctccagccaggcctgaaacgttgggtcgcgaattatctgtgtggccgccagtcatttgtggaatttagggataaaaagtcgtagagtgaaacagggagttcctcaaggtggggtgatatctccggcactgtttaacctctacctatcctccattccaccccctccagacggcatagagatcgtatcatatgcggacgattgtacgatcatggcattaggccccccacccattgatgacatctgcggtaggttgaacgtctacctcaacgagcttgcctcatatttcgctgcaagaaatttgcaagatatccgccaccaaatcttcagccatattgttcactacaaatacgcgtgaggtgaatactgagctgactgtg from the Stomoxys calcitrans chromosome 1, idStoCalc2.1, whole genome shotgun sequence genome contains:
- the LOC106094208 gene encoding probable cytochrome P450 12c1, mitochondrial; amino-acid sequence: MITKNLLLKQPHNLFIWRQIHNKYSSSVVNVKHEASSSDSTEILQREWDQARPYKSLPGPTKFEMFRGFMKGGDFHGKPFDQVIRMCRQRYGDIYLLPGLFGMSTNLVTFNLEDHEKVFRTEGPNPLRPGMEAVEFYRLSRKNSIYSEDYLGVAGNGKQWSKFRHMVNPILMQPRSMPLYIDPMQKVNAKFIQRIHELRDPVSFEVPSNFLTQINCLSLESLAHIALDKEMGLLSDNSQVPEAREMFKHLFSFGDSFYDLGVQPTIYKYVKTPAYKRFERAMDVVYEICTKYVMETVQRLERNDFSGEDKSILEKLLKIDRKMAIITAIDLLMGGVEITSTVLAAVFLCISKNPEKQDKLRQEILSNIGKTQPFTLENMKNLPYLRACIKEALRIYPVMFGNIRITGRDLSLSGYQIPKGTNAFMASNMLLHDDRYFPRPLEYIPERWLRSTDGQMDELCVKNNSPFIFLPFGFGPRSCLGKRIVDMEMEMTLANVVRNFKMEYNYSTDNAFRTYFMNTCIIPLNFKFTDLEGFE